The Chitinophagales bacterium region TAAATTTTTCGAAAATGATCAATACAATTGGGTTGCTGTAATTGCATGTTTTGCTATAGGCTTATGGTTAATTGTTTCATGGCTTTTAAGAACGGATTTTGGCCTTGCAATGCGGGCAACAGGAAACAGTGAATCTATGGTTCGCTCCCTGGGAGTAAACACAAAAAATATGAAAGTTGCGGGGTTGATGATAGCAAATGCTTTAACTGCACTCAGTGGTTTTCTAGTCTGTCAATATCAACAATTCACTGACATTAATATGGGAATAGGTATTGTAATTTTTGGATTGGGTGCAGTAATGATGGGAGAATCTTTGCTTAATTTATTGAAGCTGCAATTTATACCGGTTCGATTGATCGGAGTCATATTCGGTTGTGTTTTGTTTAGATGTATTATTGCCTTAGCACTTACCGTAGGCGTAAATCCCAACTGGCTTAGATTGATTACCGCAGCTATTGTATTAATTGTTGTCGGCTTCCCCAATATTAAATCGAAAGAGACAAGATAATATAAGCTACGCTATGCTGGAAGTATTAAACCTCACTAAATCTTTCAATAAGAATTCTCCCAATGAAGTTTTAGCCATCAAGGATTGTTCATTAAAAATTCCTGATGAAGAGTTTCTAGTGATTATTGGCTCAAATGGTTCCGGAAAATCTACCTTATTAAATCTGATTGCAGGAGCTTATGCTCCCGACCGCGGTAAAATTTTAATCGGTACAACTGACGTTACCAACCAGCAGAATTTTAAACGCAGCAAATATATTTCAAGAGTATTTCAGGACCCTATGGCAGGTACGGCACCTGATCTTTCAATCCTTGATAATTTCAGGCTTGCTGCATTACGCACAAAACGAAAAACACTGAGGACCGGTATGCAATCACAATTCAGGATGAAAGTCCAGAAGCGGTTAAAAATTTTAGGCCTGGGGCTTGAAAATAAATTGGAGACACTGGTTGGAAAACTCAGCGGGGGACAAAGGCAGGCACTTACTCTGCTCATGAGCGTTATGGATGATTCTGCAATCTTATTACTGGATGAACCAACGGCCGCACTTGATCCGGGTTCATCTGAAAAAATCATTAAGATTGCGGAAGATGTCATTAAAGAATTAAAATTAACTGCTGTGCTGGTTACGCATAACATGCAATATGCCGTCAGACTGGGGTCAAGATTGGTTTTAATGAAAGACGGAAAAATTCACAAGGACTTTGGTACTTCTGAAAAAGAAAAGTTAAAAGTTGTTGATTTGTTTGAATGGTTTACTTAGAAAACAATCATGAAGAAACAACCTAGTACATGGTATACATTTATCCATGCAAAGTGTCCAAGGTGTAATCACGGGAACCTGTTTGCAAATAAAAATCCTTATGCTTTGCGAAACATTAGTGAAATGAATAACCGATGCCCCATTTGCGGTTATAACTTTTTTCCTGAAACGGGCTTTTACTGGGGTGCTATGTATGTATCCTATGTGCTAACGGTAGGCTTCTCAGCAATAAGCGTAGTTGTTATAGGATTAATTTTTCATTGGAATCTACCGGTACTAATTGCAGGAAACGCCGTTCTGCTTGCATTGGGGTTTCCACTTTTTTTCCGGTATGCACGAGTACTGTGGCTTTTACTAAACTCTTCTTTCGATCCATCAGCGTTTGAAAAGTTCAAATAAAAATTATGTTTCCGCCTCTGCATTTATTTGCTCAGCCGGACTTTTTTGAAGAGCTATGTCCAGCACATCCAGCATATTATCAACATAACGAAAAGTTAGCCCTTTTATAAATTCTGCGTTAATTTCCAAAACATCCTTTTCATTCATTTTACACAAAAGAATTTCAGTCATGCCTGCGCGTTTTGCAGCAAGAATTTTTTCTTTAATACCACCTACCGGAAGCACTTTTCCCCGTAACGTTATTTCACCGGTCATTGCCAGATATTTCTTCACTTTCCTTCCGCTGAATGCGGAGGCAATGGAGGTGAGCATTGTTACTCCGGCAGAAGGTCCGTCTTTTGGTATAGCACCCTCCGGCACGTGTATATGAATATCTCTTTCTTCAAAAGTTTCTACTGTGGTTCCAATATAGTCTGCGTGCGATTTAATGAATGTTAACGCTGTTGATGCAGATTCCTTCATTACATCTCCCAGATTACCGGTAAGCTTCAGATTTCCTTTTCCTTTGCTTAGTAGTGTTTCTACATAAAGAATCTCACCTCCAACGGACGTCCAGGCAAGACCCACTGCCACACCCGAAGGATTGTCTTCAGCATACATTTCATTATCAAACCGTTTAATGCCAAGAATACGTTTTACATCTTCACTGGTGAGGGAAGCATTCCTGCGTTCATTTAACGCTACATCTTTTGCAATGGAACGCATTATTGAAGCAAGCTTACGGTCCAGTTCACGGACACCTGATTCCCTTGTATAATCACTAATAATTTGCTGAAGAACATCTTTTGAAAGATGAACATGCTTTGATTTAAGCCCGTGCGCCTCCCTCTGCTTAGGAATAAGGTGACGCTCGGCTATCTCAATCTTTTCTTCTACGCTGTATCCGCTTATCTCTATTACCTCCATGCGGTCCCGAAGGGCCGGCTGAATAGTGCTTAAGGAATTAGCCGTAGCAATAAACAACACCTTAGATAGATCGTAATCCAGTTCTACGTACTGATCGTAAAAGGCAATATTTTGTTCAGGATCTAACACTTCCAATAAAGCGGAGGATGGATCGCCACGAAAATCTGTTCCAACCTTATCTATTTCGTCCAGCATAAACACAGGGTTGGAAGTCTGTGCCTTTTTCAAAGATTGAATAATTCTTCCCGGCATGGCTCCAATGTATGTTTTCCGGTGGCCACGAATTTCAGCTTCATCGTGAAGCCCGCCAAGGGACATGCGTACATATTTTCTGTTTAGTGCCTTGGCAATAGATTTTCCAAGAGATGTTTTACCGACACCGGGCGCGCCAACAAAACATAAAATAGGAGATTTCATATCTCCCTTCAGCTTTAAAACGGCAAGATATTCAAGGATACGATCCTTCACCTTTTCGAGACCATAGTGGTCCTGGTCCAAAATTTTCTTTGCCCGCCGCAAATCAAATTTATCTTTAGTATGAAAGCCCCATGGTAAATCCAGGAGTAGCTCCAGGTAGTTAAGAATAACGGAATGCTCAGCAGCGGCCGGATTCATGCGCTGCAATTTTGCAAGCTCCTTATCGAAATGATCGCCTACAGGTTTGCTCCATTTTTTTTTACCAGCGCGATCCCTTAAATTCTTTATTTCCTTTTCGGTGGAATCCGTGGATCCTAATTCTTCCTGTATCGTTTTTAACTGTTGCTGCAGAAAATAATCCTTCTGCTGCTTTTCTATATCAGAGCGAACCTTATTTTGGATTTTGTTTTTTAATTCGAGCATCTGTATCTCAGACTCAAGGTGCATCAATACGGCCTGGGCACGTTCCTTCAGATCATTCTGTTCCAGAATTTTCTGCTTATCTTTAATATCAATGGAAAGATTATTCGCAATAAAATTTATTAGAAAAGATGGAGAATCTATATTGCGAAGCATAATATTGGCTTCCGTTGGAATATTGGGTGAAAGATGTATTACCTGACCCGCCATTTCCCGTAAAGACTGAATTACCGCTTCAAATTGTTTATCATCACCGGCAGAAATCTCAGTGAGCATGTCTATAGATGATTTAAAGAAAGGCTCGGTAGCAACACATTCTTTAGTGATAAACCGAACTTTCCCCTGAAGAATAGCGGTTGTGCTTCCATCAGGCATTTTTAGCATTTTAAGAATCTTAGCCATTGTGCCTACAGAATATAAATCCCCAAACTGCGGCTCTTCTACCATGGCATCCTTTTGCGCCAAAACACCCACAAACCGATCTGCATTGTAAGCTTCTCTTACTGCTTTAATAGATTTATCCCTGCCTATAGTAATTGGTATTACTACACCCGGAAACAAAACTGTATTCCTCAAAGGCAGAATTGGAATTATATCTGCAAAAATTTCTTTCTTCCCGTCTCCATCTTCTTCAAGTGTAATCAGGGGCATAAATTCAATATCTTCTTCCATACCCTGCAATTGAATTCTTAATTTCTGTTGATTCATTATAATAATTTAAAATTTATAATCTGCAGCATTAAGTAATAGAATGCTGCAATTAAAATACAAATGGTATCGTGTAAAGCCACCGAACGCTGCCATGTGTCAAATATCCCGCCATCAGAAATTTAAAAGTGAATTCAGGAGATCTATTGACAGAATGAATGTAAATCTACTTCCTTATAAGACAAGTCGGCCTAAGGAATGAAATTTTGGCTATTTTCAATATTATTTGTGCTATGTATTGCGACAACATTCAATAACATGCAACTCCTAATCATTTCTGTTTCGTAATATATTGATCGAAAGAAGTATTGATTATCTGCCTGCCTTTGGTTTCTGTTGGAACACTATTAAAATCTTTGACCACTGTAAAACAATTGACCATCTATATATTATAACTAATTGGTAATTTCAATATTGGAAAATTTGAACCCTATGAAACCTATATTGTCTTTCCGGCCCCTGGTTTTTATTCTTTGTACATTTCTATCACTCAATGGATTTGCCCAGCAATTACAATGGGCTCAATATGCTGGTGGCATCAATAGTGATTACATCGAGGAAATAGCAGTAGATCATCATGGTAATATCATAATCAGTGGTGCGACCAACTCAAAGGGAATTGCCACTAATGGCGCCTATCAGTCAGTAAAATCACTTGGAAATGATTTTTTTATTTCAAAATACCGAAGTAACGGAACGCTTGTCTGGTGTACTTACTACGGAGGTAATGACAGTGATTATCCTTTTACTATGACATTAGATAAAGATGATAACATTTATATTGGAGGAGAAACTAAAAGCACTGATGTATCATCAACAAATGCTTATCAAACAACTATTGCAGGTAATTTCGATGCCCTGCTTGTAAAATTCGATTCTTCCGGAAACCGCATGTGGGCAACCTATTTTGGTGGCGACGGGAAAGAGCAGTTATTATGTTGTGCTACCGATGACCTGGGTAATATTTTTATAGGCGGATTAACTATAAGCAGTATAAACATATCCACTCCGGGTAGCTTTCAACCTATATATGGAGGCGGAGAAGGTGATGCATTCCTTGCGAAATTTAACTCTGCAGGGGCTATTCAATGGGCAACTTATTATGGCGGAACGCTTGATGACCGGTTTCATGGAATGGACATCGACGATGCCGGCAACGTGATTGTTAGTGGCACTACGTCCAGCAAAAATGGTATCTCTTCTCCGGGTGCCTTTCAGGTAAATCACGGTGGGGCTAACGATGCGTTTCTTGTGAAGTTTGCCAACAGCGGATCAAGGATTTGGGGAACCTATTATGGTAAAAATGGAACAGAACGTGGAAGGGAATGCTGTGTTGACAATTCGAACACATTTACTTTACAGGGTTTACTACCAGCGATTCTCTGATGGCCACACCAGGTGCCTATCAATACTATAAAAGTAAAGGTTCCAATGATTCGGGTAAGGTATACGATGTTTTTTTGGCAGAATTTTCCTCATCAGGAATACTTATGTGGGGAACTTATTACGGTGGTAAAGAGAATGAAACACCCCGTGGCGTGGAATGGCACAATGGGCTCGTCGGTATATCCGGGTTAACAAGAAGCACTACTAAAATTGCCACCAGCAATGCCATTCAGCCTGATATTGCCGGAGGCACTGATGCATACCTGGCTGTATTTTCTTATAATGGCAACCTCTTGTGGGCTACATACTACGGAGGCCCGAAGGATGAAACGACGGGGCATGGATATGGACCAAATATTGATTTCGATGGCCCAGGAAATCTGACATTTGCATTAAGCACTTTCAGCGATAGCCTTCCTTCTCTAAACGCTTTTCACTCTTCAGGCACTGAACATCCTGACGGTATGTTTGGAATCATTTCTGATGGATTAATGAAGCAATCAGCAGCCGCTAAACCTGCTGAAGAACTTTCACTTATGGTTTATCCGAACCCTGTTCGCGATATCCTTACCTTTTCTTTTCGCAACAGCAATGGGGTAAAAGCGATTATTAATATAGTTGATTTAACAGGAAGAATTATAATTGAAAGTAAAGCATACATTACAGATAGTGAAGGTGCAGTTATGGTATCTACTGCTGATTTATTGCCGGGTACATACATTGCATTTCTACTTTTACCTGATGGAGAAATTGTTCGCACAAAGTTTCAGAAATACTGATTTGTTGACTTTACTTTTTTTCAACCAAAATTGTATCCTCTTTCTATTGTGAATAGCCTATTGCATTCCGGTGAATAAAAGCTAACCTGTTCGTATGCATAATATTAAATGCTTAGGTATTGATCAAATTCAGCGATGAGCTCTGATACTTCAATTAAAATCAAATCACTGATTGAACTATTTGAAGTTCTTCCTGAAACTGAAAGAATTATTATAGATGTTTTAAGGCAAATCATACTTGAAAACCTACCGAATACTTGCCGGGAAAAAATTTCTTACAATGTTCCCTTTTTTTATGGCAACAAGGGTATTTGTATTATCTGGCCCTCCTTCATACCCCGGGGAGGAATTAAAGAAGGAGTATTATTAGGGTTTTGGCATGGTAATAAGCTTCGCGATTCAGATCATTACCTTACCCATGGTAACAATAAGCACATATTTTATAAGATATATAAATCTGCTGAAGAAATTGATGAATACGCTATAATAAAACTATTGAAGGAGGCGGTAAGCTTAGATGAATCTTTTACTAATACCCGCAGAATGGTTTTAAAAACCTGAGGATCTTAGCCCCTATCATTTAATGGAACAGTTATCAGGATATTACCATACAATCATTTGAAATAAGTTAAATTTTTCAAAAATTTACAGTTCCGTGATTATTTAATAATCTATTAAAATTATTTTTACCAAATTCTGCATTAATTAATATTCTCAAAAAATCTTACGCATGAACAAACAAAACAAATTTTCAACTTTCGCAGTTATTGTTGCTGTAACATTAGCATTATCTTCATGTACAAAAAATGAAGATTTAACTACCAATTCATCATATGCTGATCGGTCAGCTGATGTAACAGCTCAACAGGAAGGGTACATGTACACTATGAGTAATGAACCCACCAACAAAATTTTAATTTATAAGCAGCTTTCTGATGGAACATTAAGTTCGATGGGATCAATGGTAACCGGAGGAATGGGAAGCGGTACAGGATTAGGTACTCAGGGTGCTGTGATACTAGATGATAATCATCAATGGCTTTATGCAGTTAACGCAGGCGATAATACCATTTCTTCACTCCAGGTACATGCCGATGGCAGTCTTTCTTCAGCTAAAACTGTAAATTCAGAGGGGTTTCTGCCAGTTAGCCTAACAGTGCACGGTAACTGGTTATATGCAGTTAACGGTGGCACTTCAACCATCGCAGGGTTTATGATTGGAACAGATGGCTCATTAACATATATCCATGGCTCCAATCTATCATTAAGCGCTCCTAATGCAGAGCCCGGAGAAATTAAATTTAGCCCTGATGGCAAAGTGGTTTATGTTACTGAAAAAGCAACTAATACGATAACCTCATATATTATAGATGACCATGGGGTTGCGGGTCATCCTAAATTTACTCCTTCAACGGGCGATACTCCTTTTGGCTTTGATTTTTCAGGTGAAAACTACATGATTGTATCGGACGCATTCGGTGGTGCAGATAATCAGGGGGCCGCCACATCTTACGCCATTGATAATTCAGGAACTGTATCAACAATAAATGGTCCTTTGAAAAATGGACAAACTGCTCCTTGCTGGGTGGTAATTACGAGAAACGGGCAATATGCCTTTACATCAAATACTAACAATAATACTATTTCTGTTTATGAAGTTATGCCCGATGGCACTATACGCAGACAGGCGCCACGTGCTGCTACAACTGATGACGCGCCTATTGACATATGTCTCAGCTCTAATAATCATTATTTGTATGTCGTGAATCAAATAGGTCATACCATTGGTGAATATAAAGTTGCTGCAGGTGGAAGGCTTAACCTAATAGCCAAAATTTCAGGCATTCCAGATTTTACTACAGGATTAGCAGGTTTCTAAGAATTTAAGCCATATCAAAAAACCCACACGACAGTTTATTGTGTGGGTTTTTTTTTGCAACGAGTATTCCTGCATGGGAATCAACAATGGTGATTATAGATGCCATTTGAAACGTAAGCTTTTGACGTCTTTAGTATATCCATTTGTTCCCGCTTTATTATATTTGAAATCCAATACTTATGAATGAAGAAACTCCTTCTTCTGATAATTTCCGTTTGTTATTTTAATTTTCAGCTTTTTGCGTCTGGTGAACCGCTAAGCGTTGGCGGGAGAAATGCGGCCATGGGCAATGCTTCTGTGACACTTTCAGATGCTTTTTCCGTTTTTAACAACCAGGCAGGAATGGCTTTTTTGCAAGGATTTTCTGCAGGGCTTTTTACTCAAAGGAACTTTGGAATAAGTGAATTAAGCTTCAGCGCGGGTGGGGTAACCTTGCCTACTAAGTCCGGAGTATTCGGATTGAGTGCAGGTTATTTTGGCTTTAGCGGATATAATGAAAAGAAAGCAGGGCTTGCTTATTCAAGATTGTTCGGCAGTAAAATTTCAGGTGGAATTCAGATTGATTATTTAGGCACTTCCATTTCAGAATATGGGAATGCTTCAGCTTTTACCTTTGAGGCAGGGCTAATAGTAAAGGTTTCAGATCATTTTACTACCGGAGCGCATGTGTTTAATCCGGTACGGATAAATTCAGGATTTGCCAATGAAAAAATTCCGACCACGTTCAATCTCGGTGTATCCTATGCGCCTAATTCAAAAGTGCTGATCGCTTCGGAGATTGCAAAGGACATAGATTTTCCTGTCCATTTCCGCGCAGGTATTGAATACCAGGTAATAGAAGTTTTGTATTTAAGAGCAGGAATTGAAACGAAGCCTTCTCAGTATACCTTCGGTTTCGGAATTAATCTGGATCAACTGAAGATTGATTTTGCATCCTCTTATCACCCTGTGCTTGGAGTAACTCCGCAGATTTCTTTAAGCTATACTTTTGGAAAACATTAAAATAAGGTTATCAGGAAGAATAGTATGAAGAAGCAGCTTACAAATTTATTTTTCCCTGGTGGAACCAAACCCGTATTAAATATCAACCGATCCGGCAAAGCACTTAGAAATACCTTTTTGAAAACAATTTATCTTGTTCAATTCCTTTTATATTTTCTTATATTTTTCCAACCCGGCCATTTGTATTCGCAGGTTACTCAACCTGAATCCGAGCAAAAAAAGGAGGACCTCTTAGAGCAAACAACAGAGCGGGATGAAAGTCGCAAGTTTGATTATGAGAATTTAGTAGATCTTGAAACGCGTCTTATTGCACATCCCATTGATTTAAATACTGCATCACGCGATGAGCTGCAGCAGCTCGCCGATCTCCGGCTGCTTACCGATATCCAGATTAATGCACTTATAAATTATCGTGATCACCTTGGCCCTTTTATGACCATTTATGAATTGCAGGCAGTTCCTTACCTGAGTAACCAGGATATCAAAAGCATTCTGCCACTGGTTTCTGTAAATGCAGCAAATTCTGAAAATAAAATTACGCTTCGTAAATTACTATTCGATGGGGATTACACGCTCCTGGTTCGTGGAAACAGGATTTTAGAAGAATCAAAAGGTTATACTCCGCCTGATTCATCATCAATAACAAGATACCTGGGAAGTCCGTGGGATCTCTATTTGAGGTACCGATATAGCTATGCCGGAAAGCTATCTTATGGCATCACTGCACAAAAAGATGCAGGAGAACAGTTTTTCAAAGCAAGCAACCCGTATGGATTTGATTTTTATTCTTATCACGTTTTTTATACAGGTTATAAATTAGTAAAATCAGTTGCGGTTGGCGATTACTCTTTAAAATTCGGGCAAGGGCTTATTACAGCCTCTGGTTTTGGTGCTGGCCTGAGCGGACAAGTGCTTAATATAAAGCTCGGCGGCAGAACACTGCGTGCCTATACTTCTGTAAATGAGTTTAATTTTTTCAGAGGGGTTGCAGCCGTTATCGGCACACAGCACATCACCTTTACTCCATTTTTCTCATTCAAATATATTGATGGAAATGTAGGGACGGTGGATACTCTTGCTGAAGACGTGTTTGTAACATCAGTTGGAGGGGATGGCTTTCACAGAACGGCTTCAGAAATTGCAGATAAGAATACAGAGCATCAAACCGTTTTTGGGGGCAATGTAGATTTACACATGCATTCACTTACCATTGGTGCATCCGGAATTCAGACATTTTTAAGTACTCCTCTCCAACGTACTTATCAGCCATATAACCAATTTGATTTTAACGGCGACCGGCTGGCAGATGGTGCTGTTCATTATGATTGGGTTTACCACAATTTTAATCTGTTTGGAGAAGCGGCCATGAGCGATAATGGCGGAAAAGCTTTTCTGTCAGGATTATTAGTAAGCGTAGATCCGCGGGTTGATGTTTCGATACTTTACAGAAATTATCAAAAGAATTTTCAATCTCTGTATGCAAATGCATTTGCAGAAGGGTCCACTCCGGCGAATGAAAAAGGAATTTTTACCGGAATCTCAGTTCGCCCTTTCCGAGGTTGGAAAGTGGATGCCTTCGCAGACATCTATACAAAATCCTGGCTTGATTACCAGATAGATGCCCCTTCGCACGGAAGCTCCTATTTTGCGCAGCTTACGTATGCCCCAAATAAGGTCTTGGAAATATATGCCCGCTGGAAAGATGTGACGAGACAAAAAAATTCCCCGTTAGATGACCAGTCTACTCATTATCTTATTGATGTGCACAAGCAGAATTTCCGGTTAAATCTGTCCTATAAAGCATCTGCTGCACTTACATTGAAAAGCAGGGCAGAATGGTCAGTTGTCCCTCAGGAAGGGTTGGCAACCGCACATGGTTTCCTTGCCTTTCAGGATGTAATCTACCGAAGGCTTGGATCACCTGTTCAACTAACAGGGCGCTTTTGCATATTTGATGTCGACAATTACGATGCACGGATTTATACTTACGAAAGTGATGTGCTTTACTCCTATTCCGTACCAGCATTCTTTTACCGTGGAACCAGAATGTATTTTATGGTACGCTATTCTTTCCCGCATGATATTGATTTATGGATACGCGCAGCACAGACTTTTTATTCCAACCTAAATCCTATTGGAAGCGGATTAGATGAAATTGATAAGCCTACTAAAAGTGACTTTACGGTTGAACTGCGATTCAGGTTTTAATTCTTTTTATTTAATAATTCCACTCTCTTTCCCAATTCAATTATTTCCACATCGAAAATCCGTTTATAATCAATCTTCAATCTTATAATGGTTCTCATTTGATGAAATCCAAGCTTTCCGGCGGCTCCCGGATTTATATGAAGGAGGTTATTAATTTTCGGATCACGGATGATTTTTAATATATGGGAATGACCTGAAATAAACAGATCAGGCCGTATCAATTCAAGCTGATGTTTCACCTTAGGTTCATAACGACCAGGATAACCTCCAATGTGAGTAATAAAAACGTTTACTTCCTCACAAAAGAAATGTAAGCTTTGAGCAAACTTCCACCTGATATCGTGTCCGTCAATATTTCCAGAGACACCTTTCAATATCTTTTTTGCCTCTAAAGCTTCTGATACTCCTTTCCCGAAATCACCGGCGTGCCAGATCTCATCACATAAAGAAAAATTTTCCAGAACTGCAGAGTCAAGAAAACCATGTGTATCTGAAATTATTCCTATACACTTCACAGGTTACAGGAAATATAAATTATATCGCGCAGTCTCAGTCCTGACATTTATTAAAAGAATAAAATTTATTGGAACAACCCATTTACCAAATCCCAAACATATTATTAATCATGGCCTTTCCCCAATCTTCTTTGCCAAATTGCTTTTCCAGCTTGTTTTGTAATTCTGCTGTTGTATAAATTTTATTCTTCCCTTTTTTGGGAACTATTGAAGACATATCTGGCACAGAAAATTCTATCGTTTTTGCAAAATAAATAACACCTCCATCCTCCGTAGCCAATCCAAGTATAGCACCAGGCAAGCCATAAAAACTTTCAGGTCCGGTACTGGTTATTATTTCATCTGAGTACCAGGCATAAATGCGGGTTGAATCATTTGCCTGCCAAATCGCTTTTCTGCATGAAAAGCCTGCAATAATTCTCTTACTGTCCGTAATTTTCCATTTACGGGTATAGAGTGA contains the following coding sequences:
- a CDS encoding metallophosphoesterase family protein, whose protein sequence is MKCIGIISDTHGFLDSAVLENFSLCDEIWHAGDFGKGVSEALEAKKILKGVSGNIDGHDIRWKFAQSLHFFCEEVNVFITHIGGYPGRYEPKVKHQLELIRPDLFISGHSHILKIIRDPKINNLLHINPGAAGKLGFHQMRTIIRLKIDYKRIFDVEIIELGKRVELLNKKN
- a CDS encoding GLPGLI family protein: MTKITSHLVVLVIFCSFGINTHAQFSAGKIVYERKTNLYKKFKDQENIKDWIKEQDKNKVDVFELYFNDTLSVFKPQENGLREKMSWTTSKNIVYQNFKRNDRLTVRDIWGEQMYVEDSLYTRKWKITDSKRIIAGFSCRKAIWQANDSTRIYAWYSDEIITSTGPESFYGLPGAILGLATEDGGVIYFAKTIEFSVPDMSSIVPKKGKNKIYTTAELQNKLEKQFGKEDWGKAMINNMFGIW
- a CDS encoding helix-hairpin-helix domain-containing protein, with amino-acid sequence MKKQLTNLFFPGGTKPVLNINRSGKALRNTFLKTIYLVQFLLYFLIFFQPGHLYSQVTQPESEQKKEDLLEQTTERDESRKFDYENLVDLETRLIAHPIDLNTASRDELQQLADLRLLTDIQINALINYRDHLGPFMTIYELQAVPYLSNQDIKSILPLVSVNAANSENKITLRKLLFDGDYTLLVRGNRILEESKGYTPPDSSSITRYLGSPWDLYLRYRYSYAGKLSYGITAQKDAGEQFFKASNPYGFDFYSYHVFYTGYKLVKSVAVGDYSLKFGQGLITASGFGAGLSGQVLNIKLGGRTLRAYTSVNEFNFFRGVAAVIGTQHITFTPFFSFKYIDGNVGTVDTLAEDVFVTSVGGDGFHRTASEIADKNTEHQTVFGGNVDLHMHSLTIGASGIQTFLSTPLQRTYQPYNQFDFNGDRLADGAVHYDWVYHNFNLFGEAAMSDNGGKAFLSGLLVSVDPRVDVSILYRNYQKNFQSLYANAFAEGSTPANEKGIFTGISVRPFRGWKVDAFADIYTKSWLDYQIDAPSHGSSYFAQLTYAPNKVLEIYARWKDVTRQKNSPLDDQSTHYLIDVHKQNFRLNLSYKASAALTLKSRAEWSVVPQEGLATAHGFLAFQDVIYRRLGSPVQLTGRFCIFDVDNYDARIYTYESDVLYSYSVPAFFYRGTRMYFMVRYSFPHDIDLWIRAAQTFYSNLNPIGSGLDEIDKPTKSDFTVELRFRF